The Catellatospora citrea DNA segment TCGCCGCGGGAGGCGCGTGCCACGAGTTCGGTCTCCGACCAGGTCAAGGCGACGACACCTCCTCCCGGGTCCCCGACCGCCGCGCCGCACGTACGAGTACGTGCACCTTATCGGCCTGCGGCCGGGCACTGAAACCCGAGCCCGGACGATCGCGCGAAATTCTCGTGTAACACCGCGCGCCCCGGCAGCGATATGTGAGGGCGGACTACGGAGGGAGCGCGGTGGGCGTCGAGGTGCGGGTCGAGGGGCTGACCAAGTCGTTCGGGCGTACGCCCGTGTGGTCGGACGTCTCTCTGACCCTGCCCGCGGGGGAGATCTCGGTGCTGCTCGGGCCCTCCGGCACGGGCAAGTCGGTGTTCCTGAAGACCCTGGTCGGGCTGCTGCGCCCGGACCGCGGCTCGATCTGGATCGAGGGCCGGGACCTGCCCGCGCTGCCCGAGCGGGAGCTGTACGAGGTGCGCAAGCTGTTCGGGGTGCTGTTCCAGGACGGCGCGCTGTTCGGGTCGATGGACATCTACGACAACGTGGCGTTCCCGCTGCGGGAGCACACCCGCATGACCGAGGCGCAGATCCGCGTGATCGTGGGCGAGAAGCTGGACATGGTCGGCCTGACCGGGGCGGAGCGCAAGCTGCCCGGCGAGATCTCCGGGGGTATGCGCAAACGGGCGGGCCTGGCCCGCGCGCTGGTGCTGGACCCGCAGATCGTGCTGTTCGACGAGCCCGACTCGGGCCTCGACCCGGTGCGCACGGCATACCTGAACCAGCTGATCGTGGATCTGAACCAGCAGCTCGACGCGACGTTCCTGATCGTCACGCACGACATCAACACCGCCCGCACGGTG contains these protein-coding regions:
- a CDS encoding ABC transporter ATP-binding protein, whose amino-acid sequence is MGVEVRVEGLTKSFGRTPVWSDVSLTLPAGEISVLLGPSGTGKSVFLKTLVGLLRPDRGSIWIEGRDLPALPERELYEVRKLFGVLFQDGALFGSMDIYDNVAFPLREHTRMTEAQIRVIVGEKLDMVGLTGAERKLPGEISGGMRKRAGLARALVLDPQIVLFDEPDSGLDPVRTAYLNQLIVDLNQQLDATFLIVTHDINTARTVPDNIGLIYHGHLAMFGPREMLLSSTEPVVRQFLNAQRVGPIGMSEEKDADELAAEAASGQRLAALPPIPVQLRPSDGGPRRAEREPGRWCAAHGVNPPPGSFRLPAYEDRA